The genomic interval GCCGCGTTGAACTGACTTTGCTCCTGTCTTTGTAAGTGATGGTCCACTTCTCGCCATATTGACGGACGCGCAACAGAGCGCCGCGGCGCCTGAGAGGCGACCCAGGCCGATCGTAGAGCGTGTTCATTTCATGGGTGCGCTCGGTGACCAGCCCAAACCCCAACTGGCTGAGCTTGGAGGCCAAGGACTTGAGGTCTTCAACCTGAACTTTGATTTCGACTTCTTGCGCGTTCGGCATGGGACAGGCTACACCACCTCCAGCGCAAGGGCCATGCCCATGCCGCCGCTGACGCACAGCGTGGCCACGCCCCGCTTCGCCTTGCGCTTGAGCATTTCGTGCAGCAGGGTGACGGTGATCCGCGTACCGGTGCAGCCGATGGGATGCCCCAGCGCAATAGACCCGCCGTTGACGTTGAGTTTGGCGGGGTCCATATGCAGCTCGCGGTCGCAGGCGATGACCTGCGCGGCGAAAGCTTCATTGAGTTCGATCAGGTCAAAGTCGGCGAGTTTCAGGCCGGATTTGGCTTGCAGTTTGGCCAAGGCGGGAACCGGACCAATGCCCATGGCGCGCGGGTCTACACCGGCGGAGGCGTAGCCGGCAATGCGAGCCAGCGGCTTGAGGTTGTTTCGCTTGACCAGGGCTTCACTGGCCAGGACCACGGCCGCAGCGCCGTCGGTGATGCCGGAGGAGTTGGCTGCCGTTACGGTGCCGGTCTTGGAGAACACCGGAGCCAGTTTCGCCATCTTGTCCAGCGTAGCGCCGAGAAAAGGGTGCTCATCTTGGGTGAAGCCTTCGTCGCCCTTCTTGGTTTGCAAGGTGATGGGGACAATTTCGTCTTTGAAACGGCCGGATTTGATGGCGGCTTCAGCGCGCTGCTGGGAGCGGAGAGCGAACTGGTCCTGCTCGTCGCGAGTGATCTTGTACTGTTCGGCCAGGATTTCGGCGGTTTCGCCCATCACCAGCTTGCAAAGCTGGCAGACAAAGCCGTCGCGATACATGCCGTCCACCAGTTCCTGGTTGCCCAGGCGATAGCCCCAGCGTCCGCCGTCCAGGTAGTAGGGAACGCGGGACATGGATTCAGTCCCACCAGCCAGGACGGCGTCCATATTCCCGGCGGCAATTTCCTGGTAGCCCAAAGCGATGGCCTTCATCCCGGAGGCGCACGCCTGGTTCACGGTGTAGGCGGGCGTTTCCTTGGGAACGCCGCTGCGGACTGACACTTGCCGCGCCGGGTTGGGACCGTTGCCGGCCTGCCGGGCGCTGCCGAAGATGGTCTCTTCTATGTAGGAGGGGGTCAGGCCGGAGCGATCCAAGGCCGCCTTGGCTGCCGCCACTCCCAGGTCGGGCGATGTCAGATTGGCCAGTTTGCCACCGAATTTGCCGATGGGGGTACGGACGGCGGAGAGTAGGAAAACGTCCTGCAAGGGTCTTTTTCAACCTCCAAACGTCCAAGTCTATCAGGTATGAGGGCGCTGGAATCGTTCGCGGAGAACGGCTGAAAATATGCAAATTATCTCCAAATATGATGAATATTCACAAAGAAATGTGCAAATGCACGGAAACGTGTGCACTCATTAGTAACCAAAGGACAACAATTGGCTGGACCAGTACATCAAAGTTTAGGGTATATTGGTAACTGTTCGCCTAGGGCTATCGTCTTAGGGTATAGCGCTTTGGAGGATGCGCTTGGAGTGGCAAAAAGGCAACATGCTTTGTTTTGAGCGGTATGCATGGGTTGTATCTTTGTCCTTCAGAATCATATAATTAGGTATGAAGTATTTGGGGGACCCTGAATCTCAAATGTCAAGGAGTTTGCATGAACCGAGTACTCACTGCTCTGTTAGCGACCTTAGTTTTTGTGGTCGCCGGCATAGCGGCAGAACCAGTTCCAAACCACCAACAGCCCCAGAAGAAAGCAATCCCCAAGGTTGTAAAAGGCTCCAAAACTTCCGGCGGGACGAGCAAGCCTGCAAAGAGTGAGCCCAAACCCTACCAGGTAGGCGAGGCCTCCTGGTACGGAAAGCAGTTTCACGGCAGAACGACGGCCAGCGGCGAAGACTTCGACATGTTCGAACTCACGGCCGCCCATAGGCAACTCCCTCTGGGGACCTATGTGAAAGTCACCAACCTAAGAAACGGGAAGTGGATCATTGTCCGGGTCAATGACCGCGGTCCGTACGTCGGCAACCGGATCATGGACCTGAGCTACAGTGCCGCCCGCATGTTGAACTTTTACGGGGGCATCGAAAAAGTCCGGCTCGACCTGATCAAACCGGAGACTGTGGCCGTGAATCGCGGTTACGGTGGGGAATAAGCCCCAAACGGTACTATACTGGGCGTGATGCCCGCTCAAACCCCGGAAATCGAGTCCTCGCCCGCGGCCCTGAAGCTGCGTGAGCGATTGATTGTAGCCTTGGACGTTCCCAATGCCCGAGAAGCTGTGGGGCTGGTTCGGAGCATTGGGGACGCCGCGGGCTTCTACAAAGTCGGCCTGCAACTGTTCGTCGCGGAAGGCCCGGAAATCGTCCGCGAGCTGGTGGGCTCCGGCCGGCGTGTTTTCCTCGATCTAAAACTTCATGACATTCCCAACACAGTGAGCCACGCCGTAAAGTCGGCGGTGGACCTGGGCGCCAGTATGCTCACCGTGCACGCCGGCGGGGGATCGGCCATGCTTGCTGCCGCCGTTGAAGCTGCCGCGGGACGCCTGACCTTGCTCGCAGTTACCGTTCTCACCAGCATGGACGAAGACGGCCTGCACGAAATCGGGATTCCATCCGCGGTCACGATCCAGGACCAGGCGCTCAAGATGGCTGCCTTGGCGCGAAGCGCGGGATGCGGCGGAGTGGTCACGTCGCCGCGGGAGGCCGCCGTTCTGCGCAAATTTCTGGGCGATGGCCCGGCCATCGTGACCCCGGGCATTCGTCCGGCGGGCGCAGAGGTCCATGATCAGAAAAGGATTGCCACGCCGGCTGCGGCCATAGCCGCCGGCGCCAGCCACATCGTGGTCGGCCGTCCGATAACTGCGGCCGCTGATCCAACCCAGGCGGCGCTGGGAATCATCAGAGAGATGGAGCAATCGAACTCAAACCAATAGACTGGATGCAACCTTGGCTCGCATTTGGGCCAGGCGCGGGGGAGTTACTATGCGCGTGTTGGTTCCTTTCCTTATGTTGATGGCCGTGGCGTCAGCCCAGCAAGCTTCCGTGCCACAGGCGCCGGAACAACAACCAGGGCAATCAGCGCCGCAAGCCCAAGCCCAAGCCAGTGACAATGAAGTTTCCGGCAAGAGGCTGATGACCGTCCCAGCGGGCACGCAGGTCCTGCTTTATCTGAAGAGCCCCATCAATACCAAGAGCGCCAAGGTGGGCGACGGAGTTTACTGCCAGACCAGCTTTCCGGTTACGCAGGACAACATTGTCGTGATTCCTGCAGGAACTTATGTCAAAGGCCAGATTGCTGAAGTGCAACGCGCCGGACGGATAAAGGGCCGTGCGCTCGTCCTGTTTCACTTCACGTCCATGATCTTTCCCAGCGGTTATACCGTGGACCTTCCGGGCGCTCTGAAGAGCCAGCCAGGTGCTACAGATTCAACCGTGAGCGATGACGA from Terriglobia bacterium carries:
- the pyrF gene encoding orotidine-5'-phosphate decarboxylase, yielding MPAQTPEIESSPAALKLRERLIVALDVPNAREAVGLVRSIGDAAGFYKVGLQLFVAEGPEIVRELVGSGRRVFLDLKLHDIPNTVSHAVKSAVDLGASMLTVHAGGGSAMLAAAVEAAAGRLTLLAVTVLTSMDEDGLHEIGIPSAVTIQDQALKMAALARSAGCGGVVTSPREAAVLRKFLGDGPAIVTPGIRPAGAEVHDQKRIATPAAAIAAGASHIVVGRPITAAADPTQAALGIIREMEQSNSNQ
- a CDS encoding septal ring lytic transglycosylase RlpA family protein; its protein translation is MNRVLTALLATLVFVVAGIAAEPVPNHQQPQKKAIPKVVKGSKTSGGTSKPAKSEPKPYQVGEASWYGKQFHGRTTASGEDFDMFELTAAHRQLPLGTYVKVTNLRNGKWIIVRVNDRGPYVGNRIMDLSYSAARMLNFYGGIEKVRLDLIKPETVAVNRGYGGE
- a CDS encoding TrbI/VirB10 family protein gives rise to the protein MRVLVPFLMLMAVASAQQASVPQAPEQQPGQSAPQAQAQASDNEVSGKRLMTVPAGTQVLLYLKSPINTKSAKVGDGVYCQTSFPVTQDNIVVIPAGTYVKGQIAEVQRAGRIKGRALVLFHFTSMIFPSGYTVDLPGALKSQPGATDSTVSDDEGTVKANSQKGKDTGTVAKTAATGAVVGTVATGTARGAGFGGMTGAAIGLGQVLFTRGQDVRIDQGTALEMVLQRPLTVEITHPMDSGAHADNNVVPQPGPNNRLPVPSVPK
- a CDS encoding thiolase family protein, which translates into the protein MQDVFLLSAVRTPIGKFGGKLANLTSPDLGVAAAKAALDRSGLTPSYIEETIFGSARQAGNGPNPARQVSVRSGVPKETPAYTVNQACASGMKAIALGYQEIAAGNMDAVLAGGTESMSRVPYYLDGGRWGYRLGNQELVDGMYRDGFVCQLCKLVMGETAEILAEQYKITRDEQDQFALRSQQRAEAAIKSGRFKDEIVPITLQTKKGDEGFTQDEHPFLGATLDKMAKLAPVFSKTGTVTAANSSGITDGAAAVVLASEALVKRNNLKPLARIAGYASAGVDPRAMGIGPVPALAKLQAKSGLKLADFDLIELNEAFAAQVIACDRELHMDPAKLNVNGGSIALGHPIGCTGTRITVTLLHEMLKRKAKRGVATLCVSGGMGMALALEVV